A window of Diospyros lotus cultivar Yz01 chromosome 14, ASM1463336v1, whole genome shotgun sequence contains these coding sequences:
- the LOC127790068 gene encoding uncharacterized protein LOC127790068, whose protein sequence is MAEEEEDSKVHAPISNSPSKQSQPFVEVICKSSGKRRRFAAGTEAGFASSLINRKLGDDGPPALYIEAVKEEEESVSFGPNSVLVNYGDGWELQTVNEAQGTRKRDFGYQTRVPSPMGPDDSRRMKKAVPVSPPLDNYWYIGKILLAFILIFVMGAVLTLALENLPRLILLINSSI, encoded by the exons ATGgcggaagaggaagaagattcGAAAGTCCACGCTCccatctcaaattctccttcAAAACAATCTCAACCT TTTGTGGAGGTCATTTGCAAAAGTTCCGGGAAGAGGAGACGCTTTGCCGCCGGCACGGAGGCGGGGTTTGCATCTTCTTTGATTAACCGGAAGCTTGGTGATGATGGGCCGCCCGCGTTGTACATTGAAGCGGTGAAAGAAGAGGAGGAGTCTGTAAGCTTTGGCCCCAATTCGGTTCTCGTAAATTACGGCGATGGCTGGGAGTTGCAAACTGTTAATGAAGCACAAG GTACGAGAAAAAGGGATTTCGGTTACCAAACACGTGTCCCGTCTCCCATG GGCCCGGATGACTCGCGTCGCATGAAGAAGGCAGTGCCAGTGTCACCACCACTCGATAATTATTGGTACATTGGGAAGATATTGCTggctttcattttaatttttgtcatggGTGCAGTTCTAACATTGGCTTTGGAGAATCTTCCAAGGCTAATTTTGCTAATCAACTCATCCATTTAA